The Ictidomys tridecemlineatus isolate mIctTri1 chromosome 6, mIctTri1.hap1, whole genome shotgun sequence genome includes a region encoding these proteins:
- the Il26 gene encoding interleukin-26 isoform X1 produces the protein MWVSCMLRSGLLCATLSLAIAKHQPSQSSFTQPCHSRELLSQAVDTFYVKAAWLKATIPEDRIKNIRLLKKETKKLFMKNCRFQEQLLSFFMEDVFGGLQLQICKEIGFVEDFHSLRQKLSRCVSMPGKCGEFEPRKLPKNSMWEAVSIPAVFQKLLYSTKITTKIKKKQTNNNNNNNKKQQTTTTTTRIKHKNYNLVSFCRTQRKCFGSVLNPEIMETWSLILCLFCIQPISSSY, from the exons ATGTGGGTGAGTTGCATGCTGAGGTCCGGGCTGCTGTGTGCCACTCTGTCTCTTGCTATTGCTAAGCACCAGCCATCTCAATCCTCCTTCACCCAACCTTGTCACTCCAGGGAgttgctgtcccaagctgtcgaCACTTTCTATGTCAAGGCAGCCTGGCTCAAAGCAACAATTCCA GAAGACCGCATAAAAAATATACGactattaaaaaaggaaacaaaaaagctATTTATG AAAAACTGCAGATTCCAGGAACAGCTTCTGTCCTTCTTCATGGAAGATGTTTTTGGTGGACTCCAATTACAAATTTGCAAGGAAATAGGCTTTGTGGAAGACTTTCATAGCCTTCGGCAGAAATTGAGCCGCTGTGTGAGTATGCCTGGCAAATGTGGTGAGTTTGAACCTAGAAAACTACCTAAAAACAGCATGTGGGAAGCTGTCTCCATACCAGCAG TTTTTCAGAAACTCTTATATTCcactaaaataacaacaaagataaaaaagaaacaaacaaacaacaacaacaacaacaacaaaaaacaacaaacaacaacaacaacaacaagaataaaacacaaaaactacAACCTGGTATCTTTCTGTAGAACCCAGAGAAAGTGCTTTGGGTCAGTCCTCAACCCTGAAATAATGGAAACGTGGTCACTTATCTTATGTTTATTCTGTATTCAACCTATAAGTTCATCTTATTAA
- the Il26 gene encoding interleukin-26 isoform X3 → MWVSCMLRSGLLCATLSLAIAKHQPSQSSFTQPCHSRELLSQAVDTFYVKAAWLKATIPEDRIKNIRLLKKETKKLFMKNCRFQEQLLSFFMEDVFGGLQLQICKEIGFVEDFHSLRQKLSRCVSMPGKCGEFEPRKLPKNSMWEAVSIPADILCFTS, encoded by the exons ATGTGGGTGAGTTGCATGCTGAGGTCCGGGCTGCTGTGTGCCACTCTGTCTCTTGCTATTGCTAAGCACCAGCCATCTCAATCCTCCTTCACCCAACCTTGTCACTCCAGGGAgttgctgtcccaagctgtcgaCACTTTCTATGTCAAGGCAGCCTGGCTCAAAGCAACAATTCCA GAAGACCGCATAAAAAATATACGactattaaaaaaggaaacaaaaaagctATTTATG AAAAACTGCAGATTCCAGGAACAGCTTCTGTCCTTCTTCATGGAAGATGTTTTTGGTGGACTCCAATTACAAATTTGCAAGGAAATAGGCTTTGTGGAAGACTTTCATAGCCTTCGGCAGAAATTGAGCCGCTGTGTGAGTATGCCTGGCAAATGTGGTGAGTTTGAACCTAGAAAACTACCTAAAAACAGCATGTGGGAAGCTGTCTCCATACCAGCAG